From a single Glycine soja cultivar W05 chromosome 19, ASM419377v2, whole genome shotgun sequence genomic region:
- the LOC114399020 gene encoding major pollen allergen Ole e 1-like: MNSITLLVLLPLFTQFLEVEPERPKLPGKTRFPISQISVMGFVYCDFCSNNSFSRHSYFLPGAEVKVDCMFKALSEKTSEQISLSVNRTTNKYGMYKLEIPSVDGVKCAEDSAVVSSCQASLIGSSSSACNVPGYKTTSNVIAIKARRANLCIYSFNALTFRPSKRDITLCGN; the protein is encoded by the exons ATGAATTCCATAACCCTCTTGGTTcttttgcccctctttactCAGTTTTTGGAAGTTGAGCCTGAAAGACCCAAGCTTCCAGGGAAAACCAGGTTCCCCATCTCACAAATCAGTGTGATGGGTTTTGTGTATTGTGATTTCTGCTCCAACAACAGCTTTTCCAGACACAGCTACTTCTTGCCAG GTGCTGAGGTCAAGGTAGATTGCATGTTCAAAGCACTTTCAGAGAAAACCTCTGAGCAGATTTCACTTTCAGTGAACAGAACTACCAATAAGTATGGGATGTACAAGCTGGAAATCCCTTCAGTGGATGGAGTGAAATGTGCAGAAGATTCTGCAGTTGTGTCTTCTTGCCAAGCAAGCTTAATAGGTAGTTCATCCTCTGCTTGCAATGTTCCTGGCTACAAAACCACTTCTAATGTGATAGCAATCAAAGCAAGAAGAGCCAATCTCTGCATATACAGCTTCAATGCTTTGACTTTCAGACCATCCAAGAGGGACATCACCTTGTGTGGTAATTAA